The Mucilaginibacter yixingensis genome window below encodes:
- a CDS encoding sterol desaturase family protein: MIQTIKHFIDNINALGFSTLVLVLGILEFSFGLYKRKWPKNERWVDIACFTLPKFVIRPLVAYYTLTFLPWAFADLKNVFGWVPFFWGVIIIAIADDLTQYWYHRLHHEIPWLWRFHRTHHSASYMGMAMASRQNAIYTLFFSQTYLTAALVYLGLGAPAIVVKGIKSTITTLAHSSIPWDKPFYKYKALHPLAWILERTISTPATHHAHHAATTDDGVGYYKGNFGNMFFFWDIIFGTALISRQYPKAYGISHYEGDPWHAQLLWPIFKSPVKGSELAADGLMVRADVPLQPHQYNDKRYHDVGFTQTNGEPVLQTVNAGA, translated from the coding sequence ATGATCCAAACGATTAAACATTTCATCGACAACATTAACGCCCTCGGCTTTTCAACCCTGGTGTTGGTGCTGGGCATCCTGGAGTTTTCTTTCGGACTTTACAAGCGCAAGTGGCCCAAAAATGAGCGTTGGGTAGATATTGCCTGCTTTACACTGCCAAAGTTTGTTATCCGTCCGCTGGTGGCTTACTACACGCTTACCTTTTTACCCTGGGCCTTTGCCGATCTGAAAAACGTTTTCGGTTGGGTGCCTTTCTTCTGGGGCGTAATTATCATCGCTATTGCAGATGATCTGACCCAGTACTGGTACCATCGCCTGCATCATGAAATACCGTGGTTGTGGCGTTTTCACCGCACGCACCACTCGGCCAGCTATATGGGTATGGCTATGGCCAGCAGACAGAACGCTATTTACACACTGTTCTTCTCGCAAACCTATTTAACAGCGGCGCTGGTTTACCTGGGCCTGGGTGCGCCTGCCATAGTTGTAAAGGGCATTAAAAGCACTATTACCACGCTGGCGCACTCCAGCATCCCGTGGGACAAGCCTTTCTATAAATACAAAGCTTTGCATCCGCTGGCCTGGATATTAGAGCGCACCATATCAACGCCAGCTACACATCATGCTCATCACGCGGCCACAACCGACGATGGTGTGGGGTATTACAAAGGCAACTTTGGCAACATGTTCTTTTTCTGGGATATCATTTTTGGTACGGCGTTAATATCACGCCAGTATCCAAAGGCTTATGGTATTTCACATTACGAGGGCGATCCGTGGCATGCGCAGTTATTGTGGCCCATCTTTAAATCGCCGGTTAAGGGGAGCGAACTGGCTGCCGATGGGTTAATGGTACGGGCGGACGTTCCGCTGCAACCGCATCAGTATAATGATAAACGTTACCATGATGTGGGGTTTACCCAGACCAATGGCGAACCAGTGCTGCAAACCGTAAACGCAGGCGCATAA
- a CDS encoding CehA/McbA family metallohydrolase, whose translation METKPSFKRRLRTACWALTVALVAGSLNAAVAQTTNESNGHVSPWAPTELGQLPPVQPLTGGVWLKGDLHVHSRHSHESTNNPISKIINFSKSVGIDFVAITDHDVHVKGDVAHHTWADPEFKSDTVLLLYGAEWTTTRGHGNVFSAVPYDHQRLFDVRDQRDVVIGSIKKQLGIHLSANHPSGKDHFGYSYDIVNSIEVWNSSVWPKNANAIMIWDDMLSSGRKLTGRGGSDAHHGEPDSPDKASAHTFERKANYVGTPTTWVYATARTKQAVVDALTNGRVCVSSNPFAPRVEFYADVNQDGKPDMMMGDNVKSTGKPVKFKVQLTGKTQADSTYTVNVVKNGDPFNSYKVTGKNPVIEFTDTPALINRTYYRVTVEGPGTPFPQVPQSTQLSGRMVGLSNPIYFNFDPNF comes from the coding sequence ATGGAAACAAAGCCATCTTTTAAACGCCGCCTGCGCACCGCGTGTTGGGCGTTAACCGTTGCCCTGGTTGCCGGTTCTTTAAACGCAGCTGTTGCTCAAACCACAAATGAGTCTAACGGCCATGTGAGCCCCTGGGCTCCTACAGAACTGGGTCAGCTACCGCCTGTACAACCGCTGACCGGTGGTGTATGGCTGAAAGGCGACTTGCATGTGCACTCGCGCCATAGTCATGAGTCAACCAACAACCCGATCTCCAAAATCATCAATTTCTCTAAATCGGTAGGGATAGATTTTGTAGCTATTACTGACCATGACGTGCATGTAAAAGGAGATGTTGCTCATCACACCTGGGCAGATCCGGAGTTTAAATCAGACACCGTGTTGTTGCTTTATGGTGCCGAGTGGACAACCACCCGCGGCCATGGTAACGTATTTTCGGCCGTGCCGTATGATCATCAGCGTTTATTTGACGTGCGCGATCAGCGCGACGTGGTAATTGGTTCTATCAAGAAACAACTGGGTATCCACCTGTCTGCCAATCACCCGAGTGGTAAAGATCATTTTGGTTACTCTTATGATATTGTGAACTCAATTGAGGTATGGAACTCTTCTGTATGGCCAAAAAATGCCAACGCTATTATGATTTGGGATGATATGCTTTCATCGGGCCGTAAATTAACCGGTCGGGGCGGTAGCGATGCGCACCATGGCGAGCCTGATAGCCCGGATAAAGCAAGCGCCCATACTTTTGAGCGCAAAGCTAACTATGTAGGTACCCCAACCACTTGGGTATATGCTACTGCCCGTACCAAACAAGCCGTGGTTGATGCGCTGACCAATGGCCGTGTTTGTGTATCCTCTAACCCGTTTGCTCCACGCGTTGAGTTTTACGCTGATGTTAACCAGGACGGTAAACCTGATATGATGATGGGCGACAACGTAAAATCTACCGGCAAACCGGTTAAGTTTAAGGTGCAGCTAACCGGTAAAACCCAGGCCGATAGTACTTATACCGTTAATGTGGTTAAAAACGGCGATCCGTTCAATAGCTACAAAGTGACCGGCAAAAACCCGGTAATTGAGTTTACCGACACCCCTGCACTGATTAATCGCACTTACTACCGCGTAACGGTTGAAGGCCCGGGCACGCCATTCCCGCAAGTACCGCAATCAACTCAATTGAGCGGTAGAATGGTGGGCTTGTCAAACCCTATCTACTTTAACTTCGATCCTAATTTTTAA
- a CDS encoding RagB/SusD family nutrient uptake outer membrane protein has product MHSIKRFLRLIIPALALLLGLTACTKLDVDVKSQLADNNFPRTPQEYIEASGPVYTQLRDQYAQSYWFMQELCTDEAIIVARAGNWYDGGKWRDLHYHSWTIDHIHVDGTWQWGFSEVSACNRVIQLLDAAPASAPKKTTLAEVRATRALANFLMMDLFGNIPLIKNFGDTVALATSQRTQVFNYIEGELKAVLPDLSQTTGAATYGRPTRWTAFALLAKMYINAEYYTGTPRYNDAIAMCDSIIQSHQFALDADYLRMFDIDNGPQIRDFIFAIPYDNIQAKNQYFARYSLHTALKDKYGIPFIPSDPMATLPAFYSLYNDPNDIRNGQWLVGKQYDNQGNPIIIHTTKAGLDQTYKGADADALVDYQLTFTPDLTLDPTIDPLKLDVGNDELGKAKGYRNNKFFPDKTSLDRNQSNDVPVFRYADILLTKAEAILRGGTPTLGDDALGLVNRVRARAQAQPLAAVNLQTILDERGRELAFEGWRRNDLIRFGKFEDKWGYKTDADPRHRIYPIPATQIQLNPGLRQNPGY; this is encoded by the coding sequence ATGCACTCCATAAAAAGATTTCTCAGACTGATCATACCGGCGCTTGCCCTGTTGCTGGGACTTACTGCCTGCACCAAGCTGGATGTTGATGTAAAATCTCAGCTGGCAGACAATAACTTCCCCCGCACTCCGCAAGAATATATTGAGGCTTCGGGCCCGGTTTATACGCAACTGCGTGATCAGTATGCCCAATCGTACTGGTTTATGCAGGAGCTTTGTACTGACGAAGCCATTATTGTAGCCCGCGCCGGTAACTGGTACGATGGCGGCAAATGGCGCGACCTGCACTACCACAGCTGGACCATTGACCACATACATGTTGATGGTACCTGGCAATGGGGGTTTAGTGAGGTGAGCGCGTGCAACCGCGTAATCCAACTACTAGACGCGGCCCCGGCAAGTGCGCCAAAAAAAACCACATTAGCTGAGGTACGTGCCACGCGCGCCCTTGCTAACTTTTTGATGATGGATCTGTTCGGCAACATCCCGCTCATTAAAAATTTTGGCGATACGGTTGCCCTGGCCACATCACAGCGCACGCAGGTTTTCAACTATATTGAGGGCGAACTAAAGGCCGTGTTGCCCGATCTGAGTCAGACTACGGGGGCTGCCACCTATGGCCGCCCTACCCGTTGGACAGCCTTCGCGCTGCTGGCCAAAATGTATATCAATGCCGAATATTATACCGGAACGCCCCGTTATAACGATGCTATTGCCATGTGCGATAGCATAATCCAAAGTCATCAGTTTGCGCTTGATGCAGATTATCTGCGCATGTTTGATATTGATAACGGTCCGCAGATCCGTGATTTTATCTTTGCCATTCCGTATGATAACATCCAGGCAAAAAACCAATACTTCGCCCGCTACAGCCTGCACACCGCGCTGAAAGACAAATACGGCATCCCTTTCATCCCCAGCGACCCGATGGCAACGTTGCCTGCCTTTTATAGTTTATACAATGATCCGAATGATATCCGGAACGGACAATGGCTGGTAGGTAAACAATATGATAACCAGGGCAATCCTATCATTATCCATACCACCAAAGCGGGGCTCGATCAAACTTATAAAGGAGCAGACGCTGATGCTTTAGTGGATTACCAGCTAACGTTCACCCCTGACCTGACGCTCGACCCCACCATCGACCCGTTAAAACTGGACGTGGGTAACGACGAACTGGGCAAGGCCAAAGGCTATCGCAACAACAAATTTTTCCCTGATAAAACCTCGCTGGACAGGAACCAGAGTAACGATGTCCCCGTCTTCCGTTATGCCGATATTTTACTTACCAAAGCCGAGGCCATTCTGCGCGGTGGCACACCAACTTTAGGCGATGATGCCCTTGGCCTGGTAAACCGCGTGCGGGCCCGTGCGCAGGCCCAACCGCTGGCAGCCGTAAACCTGCAAACTATTTTAGACGAACGCGGTCGCGAACTGGCCTTCGAGGGCTGGCGCCGTAATGATTTGATCCGCTTTGGCAAGTTTGAAGATAAATGGGGCTATAAAACCGATGCTGATCCCCGGCATCGTATTTATCCTATACCGGCTACGCAGATTCAGCTAAATCCGGGCTTGAGGCAGAATCCGGGGTATTAA
- a CDS encoding FecR family protein: MEMTEELIKKYFLQECTSDERAAVSAWFDAHPEELDRYLDDDSWLRFEAQQTVQPHLAEQMLQQIEAHIAKTEAELKPIRSVSYSRWAIAASVILAVSAGLFFLLRGQKSNNANQMALAQPSAAAMVDDTVGNTTGNIKIVTLSDGSIVSLSPQSQIIFHKDFVQPHRDIRLTGEAMFKVAKDKTRPFTVYAGSLSTTALGTRFKVTAFTKGEIKVMLYTGKVVIKQHDSAQQMPDVYLTPGMQLAWRSKDNRPEVSNFTPEAGSSALANNNRTIIKGQTITFNNESLTQVIATLKHAYGVVIEADEALLNNSYYTGTVNLQKDEAEDILTTIAGLNKLKLVHKNDAYLLTR; the protein is encoded by the coding sequence ATGGAGATGACCGAAGAGCTGATAAAGAAATACTTTTTGCAGGAATGCACATCAGACGAGCGCGCTGCGGTAAGCGCCTGGTTTGACGCGCACCCCGAAGAGCTTGACCGGTATCTGGATGATGACTCCTGGTTAAGGTTTGAGGCGCAGCAAACTGTGCAGCCACACCTGGCCGAGCAAATGCTGCAGCAAATTGAAGCGCACATTGCAAAAACAGAAGCAGAGCTTAAACCAATCAGATCTGTAAGTTATAGTCGCTGGGCTATTGCAGCGAGCGTGATACTGGCGGTAAGCGCTGGTCTGTTCTTTCTATTACGTGGACAGAAAAGTAACAACGCAAACCAAATGGCGCTGGCTCAACCATCGGCGGCAGCCATGGTTGATGACACAGTGGGCAATACTACTGGCAATATCAAAATTGTAACCCTGTCAGATGGATCGATAGTGAGTTTATCACCTCAAAGCCAGATCATCTTTCATAAAGACTTTGTTCAACCGCACCGCGATATCCGACTCACCGGCGAGGCCATGTTTAAAGTGGCCAAAGATAAAACGCGTCCGTTCACCGTTTACGCCGGCAGCTTGAGCACTACTGCCCTGGGTACCCGTTTCAAAGTAACGGCTTTTACCAAGGGTGAAATAAAAGTGATGCTATACACCGGCAAGGTGGTAATTAAGCAACATGACTCTGCTCAACAGATGCCCGATGTTTACCTGACCCCAGGCATGCAACTGGCCTGGCGTTCAAAAGATAATCGCCCGGAGGTAAGCAACTTTACACCCGAGGCAGGAAGCTCGGCGTTGGCGAACAATAACCGTACAATTATTAAAGGACAAACGATCACTTTCAATAACGAGTCTTTGACGCAGGTAATAGCTACGCTCAAGCACGCCTACGGTGTGGTAATAGAAGCTGACGAAGCATTGCTGAACAACAGTTATTACACTGGCACGGTAAACCTGCAAAAAGACGAAGCTGAAGACATATTGACAACCATTGCCGGCTTGAACAAGCTGAAACTGGTACACAAAAATGATGCTTACCTGCTGACGCGCTGA
- a CDS encoding sigma-70 family RNA polymerase sigma factor, with protein sequence MEGQIAALKNGNLDEFRLVYAAYHSKLYHFIFSRTQSEYIAQEVVQLTFIKFWERRQHISNDYTIDIQLFRIARTVLIDELRKERTRQRHNDLASAGTEEAFDLMRAEGKDELKHVFAAIEDLPPVRKKVFKLSRINGLPYKDIAAIMSLSPKTVENHISRAIKQLRNAIHILMLMTSLFALEQSNQQWAAIKTKFNHLKSYKNIF encoded by the coding sequence ATGGAAGGACAAATAGCGGCTTTAAAGAATGGCAACCTTGATGAGTTCAGGTTGGTTTATGCTGCTTATCACTCTAAACTCTACCACTTTATTTTCAGCCGCACTCAATCTGAGTATATAGCACAGGAAGTGGTTCAGCTTACCTTTATTAAGTTCTGGGAAAGACGCCAGCATATTTCTAACGATTATACGATTGATATCCAGCTATTCCGCATAGCCCGTACCGTACTGATTGACGAACTGCGTAAAGAGCGTACCCGCCAACGGCATAACGATCTGGCCAGCGCAGGCACCGAAGAAGCATTTGATCTGATGCGCGCCGAAGGCAAAGACGAGCTGAAACACGTGTTTGCCGCCATTGAGGATTTGCCGCCTGTGCGCAAAAAGGTATTTAAACTAAGTCGTATTAACGGACTGCCGTATAAAGATATAGCAGCCATTATGTCGTTATCGCCTAAAACGGTAGAAAACCATATCTCCAGAGCTATTAAACAATTGCGCAACGCCATCCATATTTTAATGCTAATGACATCGCTATTCGCGTTGGAACAAAGCAACCAGCAATGGGCTGCCATTAAAACCAAATTCAATCACTTAAAAAGTTATAAAAATATTTTCTAG
- a CDS encoding SusC/RagA family TonB-linked outer membrane protein, which translates to MTRAKKWLLILLMPWWYALHAHAQMPQVTGRVQDEDGGPLPNVVVTLKSAFANYHTLTDASGNFNFNNAFYGGPYTIIFSYVGFDEQQLSDYVLKPGNLITISVKLKSAVKALQQVVVVGYGTTFKTDISSAVTIVPSSELSRGVVTSVGELLQGRVAGLDISKDGNPNGLPMVILRGPSTLNLAQQPFYVIDDVPDADISLVSPDDIMSVEVLKDAAATAIYGNRAANGVIYITTRKGKPGNMQTVYNGYVGVQKISNTIEVATASELRDFLKANNKALAPADDNGANTDWQKEVSRTGFAQNHNLSFNGGTDKLLYSGSMNYFKNEAILKKSFLERFAGRITLEHKALNNRVKFKYSLYNTISNQGDVDSLVFSNVLTFLPTLNIYNSDGTFHEDLTRTKTYNPLALIENNQYNTKINTFLGTAGMEAQLPFGITWNFNLDYQTRTTNYNSYYNSYSKLAYSLNGEALRSTYQDLKRVVETYFGYEFKWRKNHHLKFLLGYSWQQDDNGDGFQTTNINFPSDATGYYNLGLGQPPPGFIPNYGTTSLETLRLISFYSRINYNYKNQLLFQASLRRDGSSAFGINHRWGYFPSVSAAWRLVETKFIKQFNSISDLKLRLSYGITGNTIGFDPLTPLLLNGSTGAFYYNGTYIKSIGPIQNPNPNLQWEKTGQVNAGLDFGLFNNRVTGTIDVYDKNTTGIIYKYQQPASASYTPGNVIYANAGSMNNRGIEFSLSATPVDTKTFKWSGNLNLAHNRNEVTTLSNNIYKVNYILTGLTSNAGQSSVYSQIIQAGYPVGEFYTLHYLGKNAAGVSMFEDANGKPTTAPKSTDQRYMGDAQPRLVFGFSNSFKLYSWSLDLFFRGVTGNKILNATLAAINSPSDATNHNIPKQTLSESYNDFNANLYSDRYLESGSYLRLDNLTLGYTFNTKSKYVKSIKARLTGTNLFTLTGYSGIDPEMNVGTITPGIDNHNYYPKTRSFIAGLAFEL; encoded by the coding sequence ATGACGCGCGCAAAAAAATGGCTACTCATTTTACTGATGCCATGGTGGTATGCCCTACATGCCCATGCGCAAATGCCACAGGTAACGGGCCGGGTGCAAGATGAAGACGGCGGCCCACTCCCTAACGTCGTAGTTACCCTTAAAAGCGCGTTTGCCAACTACCACACGCTTACAGATGCCAGCGGCAATTTCAATTTTAACAATGCTTTTTACGGGGGCCCTTATACCATCATTTTCAGCTATGTTGGATTTGATGAGCAGCAACTGAGCGACTATGTGCTCAAGCCCGGCAATCTCATCACCATATCGGTTAAGTTAAAAAGTGCTGTAAAGGCATTGCAACAGGTGGTGGTGGTGGGCTACGGAACTACGTTTAAAACCGATATCAGCAGTGCAGTAACCATAGTGCCTTCCTCAGAACTTAGTCGCGGCGTAGTCACTTCTGTTGGTGAGCTATTGCAGGGGCGGGTAGCCGGCCTGGATATCAGTAAAGATGGCAACCCCAACGGCTTGCCTATGGTTATTTTACGGGGGCCATCAACACTTAACCTGGCACAACAACCATTTTATGTGATAGATGATGTGCCCGATGCCGATATCTCGCTCGTCAGTCCGGATGATATTATGTCTGTAGAGGTATTAAAAGATGCCGCCGCAACGGCCATTTATGGTAACCGGGCAGCCAACGGAGTTATCTATATTACCACACGTAAAGGCAAGCCAGGCAATATGCAAACGGTTTATAATGGATATGTCGGGGTGCAAAAAATATCAAACACAATTGAGGTAGCCACAGCCTCGGAATTGCGCGATTTCCTAAAGGCCAACAACAAAGCACTTGCACCAGCTGATGACAACGGCGCCAATACCGACTGGCAAAAGGAGGTGAGCCGTACCGGTTTTGCCCAAAACCATAACCTGAGTTTTAACGGCGGCACCGATAAACTGCTGTATAGCGGCAGCATGAACTATTTTAAAAATGAGGCGATCCTGAAAAAATCATTCCTGGAACGGTTTGCCGGGCGCATTACCCTGGAGCATAAGGCATTGAATAATCGCGTGAAGTTTAAATATTCATTGTATAACACCATCAGCAATCAGGGTGATGTGGACTCGCTGGTGTTTTCTAACGTGCTCACTTTTCTGCCTACGCTAAATATCTACAACAGCGATGGCACCTTTCATGAAGATCTGACGCGCACCAAGACTTATAACCCACTGGCGCTGATAGAAAACAATCAGTACAACACCAAGATCAATACTTTTCTGGGCACTGCCGGCATGGAGGCACAGCTGCCGTTTGGTATCACCTGGAATTTTAATCTCGATTATCAAACCCGTACCACCAACTACAATAGCTACTATAACTCCTACTCCAAACTGGCCTACAGCTTAAACGGCGAAGCCCTGCGCTCAACCTACCAGGATCTGAAACGGGTGGTAGAAACCTATTTTGGCTATGAGTTTAAATGGCGCAAAAATCATCACCTGAAATTTCTGCTCGGCTACTCCTGGCAGCAGGATGATAATGGCGATGGCTTCCAGACCACCAACATCAATTTCCCTTCTGACGCTACCGGCTATTATAACCTGGGATTAGGGCAGCCGCCGCCCGGCTTCATCCCCAATTATGGCACTACCTCATTGGAAACCTTGCGCTTGATCTCCTTCTACTCGCGCATCAACTACAATTATAAAAACCAGCTGCTGTTCCAGGCCTCCCTGCGGCGCGATGGTTCTTCGGCCTTTGGTATCAATCATCGCTGGGGATATTTCCCATCGGTATCTGCCGCCTGGCGCCTGGTTGAAACAAAGTTTATCAAACAATTCAACAGCATCAGCGATCTGAAACTGCGCCTCAGTTATGGCATCACCGGCAATACCATTGGTTTTGACCCGCTCACGCCGCTGCTGCTCAATGGCTCTACCGGGGCATTTTATTATAACGGCACTTACATCAAATCTATCGGGCCAATCCAAAACCCTAACCCCAACTTGCAATGGGAAAAAACAGGACAGGTTAACGCCGGTCTTGATTTCGGTCTGTTCAACAACCGGGTTACCGGCACTATTGATGTTTATGATAAAAATACCACGGGCATCATCTACAAATACCAGCAACCGGCATCGGCATCATACACCCCCGGCAACGTAATTTATGCCAACGCCGGCTCTATGAATAACCGCGGCATTGAGTTTTCACTCAGCGCAACACCTGTTGATACCAAAACCTTTAAATGGAGCGGCAACCTCAACCTGGCCCATAACCGCAACGAGGTGACCACTTTATCCAACAACATTTACAAGGTTAATTACATCCTGACAGGATTAACATCAAACGCAGGGCAAAGCAGTGTTTACTCGCAGATCATTCAGGCCGGATATCCTGTGGGGGAATTTTATACGCTGCATTACCTGGGCAAAAATGCGGCCGGGGTATCTATGTTTGAAGATGCTAACGGCAAACCCACTACTGCCCCAAAGTCTACAGACCAGCGGTATATGGGCGATGCTCAGCCGCGACTGGTGTTTGGCTTCAGCAACAGTTTTAAGTTGTATAGCTGGTCGCTTGATTTGTTTTTCAGGGGCGTAACTGGTAACAAGATCTTAAACGCCACGCTGGCAGCCATTAATAGTCCCAGCGATGCCACCAACCATAATATTCCGAAACAAACACTATCAGAATCATATAATGATTTTAATGCCAATCTTTATTCAGACCGGTACCTGGAGAGCGGCTCTTACCTACGCCTGGACAACCTGACGCTGGGCTATACTTTTAACACCAAAAGCAAATACGTTAAAAGCATAAAAGCGCGGCTAACCGGCACTAACCTTTTCACACTCACCGGCTACTCGGGCATTGACCCGGAGATGAACGTCGGCACCATTACACCTGGCATTGATAACCATAACTATTACCCCAAAACGCGGTCGTTCATTGCCGGGCTGGCTTTTGAATTATAG
- a CDS encoding formylglycine-generating enzyme family protein: MRMKTGLMLILLALTFSACRERTTSAGKAVTSVPLPALSKKALCCEQNIPKRFSFASNVEGKGDGKVANSAATHTGMVWIPAGNYQMGGDNSEAQPDEFPKHRVSINGFWMDTTEVTNEQFARFVKATGYVTTAERKPDWNELKKQLPPGTPKPADSELVPASLVFVPSKTPVELNDYSQWWAWKPGASWRHPHGPGSDLKGKARYPVVHISWFDAQAYCKWAGKRLPTEAEWEWAARGGLQNNIYPWGNERVGQGKAKANTWEGNFPYRNTQRDGFYYLAPVASFNHNGYGLYDMAGNVWEWCSDYYAADYYRQVGNSTVTNPQGPARSNDPDEPYSVKRVVRGGSFLCNDSYCSGYRVARRMKTSEDSGMEHLGFRCVISK; the protein is encoded by the coding sequence ATGCGGATGAAAACAGGGCTGATGCTGATCTTACTGGCGCTGACTTTCTCGGCGTGCCGCGAACGCACAACGTCTGCAGGTAAGGCGGTTACGTCGGTTCCACTACCGGCGTTGTCAAAAAAGGCGTTGTGCTGCGAACAGAATATCCCGAAGCGGTTCAGTTTTGCCAGTAATGTGGAAGGTAAAGGCGATGGCAAGGTTGCTAATAGCGCGGCTACACATACAGGGATGGTATGGATTCCCGCGGGAAACTACCAGATGGGCGGCGATAACAGCGAGGCACAACCAGATGAGTTTCCCAAGCATCGCGTAAGCATAAATGGCTTTTGGATGGATACCACCGAGGTAACCAATGAGCAGTTTGCCCGTTTTGTAAAGGCCACGGGCTATGTGACCACGGCCGAACGCAAACCCGACTGGAACGAGCTGAAAAAGCAACTGCCACCCGGAACACCAAAACCGGCTGATAGCGAACTGGTGCCTGCATCGCTGGTGTTTGTGCCCTCAAAAACACCTGTCGAGCTGAATGATTACAGTCAGTGGTGGGCATGGAAACCCGGGGCCAGCTGGCGGCACCCGCATGGGCCGGGTAGCGATTTGAAAGGCAAGGCGCGTTACCCGGTAGTACATATCTCCTGGTTTGATGCACAGGCTTATTGCAAATGGGCGGGTAAACGACTGCCAACTGAGGCTGAGTGGGAGTGGGCTGCCCGTGGGGGATTGCAAAACAACATTTATCCCTGGGGAAATGAGCGCGTTGGCCAGGGTAAAGCAAAAGCCAATACCTGGGAGGGGAACTTTCCATACCGAAATACACAGCGCGATGGATTTTATTACCTGGCGCCGGTAGCGTCTTTTAACCATAACGGCTATGGTTTGTATGACATGGCTGGCAACGTGTGGGAATGGTGCAGCGATTATTACGCGGCTGATTACTACCGGCAGGTAGGTAACAGTACGGTAACTAATCCACAGGGACCGGCCCGCTCGAATGACCCTGACGAGCCTTACTCGGTTAAACGCGTAGTGCGCGGCGGTTCGTTTTTATGTAATGATAGTTACTGCTCCGGCTACCGCGTGGCCCGCCGCATGAAAACCAGCGAAGACAGCGGTATGGAGCACCTGGGTTTCAGGTGTGTGATCAGTAAGTAG